In Micromonospora inyonensis, the genomic window GTGCCCGTGCTGCTGCTGGACGAGGCACGCCCGGGGCGGCAGTCGTGATCGAGGGCACGGCCGGAGTCAGCGGCCACCGCGAGGCCGACGAGTCCCTGCTCGACAATCCAGACGCGCTCGCCGAGAAGGACCCGGGCGGCATGCTGCGGCACATCGCCTCCGCCGGGGCCCAGGTCCGCGAGACGGCCGCGCTGGCCGCCGAGGCGAACCTCCAGGTCCTCGCCGACGAGGGACGACCGCGGGCGGTGGTGATCGCGGGCATCGGCACCGCCGGGCGTACCGGTGACGTGCTGGCCACGGTGGCCGGGCCGCGCTGCCCGGTACCGGTGATCCCGCACCGCAGCGCCGGGGTGCCCGGCTGGGTCGGCGCGGCGGACGTGGTGATCGCGGTCAGCGCCTCGGGTCGTAGCCCCGAGGCGCTCGGCGCGGCGGAGGCCGCCCACCGCCGGGGCGCCCGGCTGGTCGCGGTCGGCGCACCGGACTCCCGGCTCCAGTCGGTGGCCGAGCGCGCCCGGGCCCCGTTCATCCCGGTGCCGCGCCGGGCCCCGGCCCGGGCCAGCCTCTGGGCGCTCACCGTGCCGGTTCTGCTCGCCGCCCGTACGCTCGGCCTGGTGAAGGTGAACGAGGCCGACCTGGCCGAGACGGCTGCCCGGCTCGACGCCGACGCCGACCGGTGCCGCCCGACCGCCGAGTCCTTCGTCAACCCGGCGAAGTCGCTGGCGCTCGGGCTGGCCGGCTCGATCCCGATCGTCTGGGGTTCGTCGCCGCTGGCCACCGTCGCGGCCCGCCGCTTCGGTGACACGCTCTCGGCGAACGCCCGCTACCCCGTGGTGGCCGGGGCGCTCGGCGAGGCGGGCCGGGGCCGGGTGGGTCTGCTCGACGGGGTCTTCGGTGGGTTGGTCGAGTCGGCGCGGGACATCTTCGCCGACCCGGACGACACCCCCGACGGCACCCGGCTCCGGGTGGTGCTGCTGCGTGACGGCGGGCTCAACGCCGACGACGACTCCGACGAGCCGCTCGCGGTCGAGGAGCGTCGGGCGGACGCGGTGCAGACCCTCGCCGAGCGGCGCGGCGTGCGCTGCGACGTGGTGACCGCCGAGGGTGGCTCCGCGTTGGAGCGGCTGGCCTCCCTGGTCGCCGTACCGGACTTCGCCTCCATCTACCTCGCGCTGGCACACGGTCTGGACCCGATGGCGGTTCCCGCCGTCTCAGAAATGAAGGAGCTCGCAAACCCGTGAACGAGTCGACCCCCCGGCTCGGCACTTCCGTGCCGCACCACACACCGGACGGAGCGGCGGCGTGAGCGCCGGCGGCGGCACCAAGGCGATCGTGGCCGCGCTGCTGGCCAACGTCGGCATCGCCGTCACCAAGTTCATCGCGTTCCTGCTCACCGGCTCGTCGTCGATGCTCGCCGAGTCGATCCACTCGGTCGCCGACTCCGGCAACCAGGGGCTGCTGCTGCTCGGCGGTCGCCGGGCCAAGCGGCAGGCCACCCCGCAGCACCCCTTCGGGTACGGCCGGGAGCGCTACGTCTACGCGTTCATCGTCTCGATCGTGCTGTTCAGCGTCGGTGGCCTCTTCGCCCTCTACGAGGCGTACCACAAGTGGCACGACCCGCACCCGATCGACAGCTGGCACTGGGTGCCGGTGACCGTGCTGGTGGCGGCGATCATCATGGAGACGTTCTCCTTCCGCACCGCGATCGTCGAGTCCAACCACGTCCGGGGCAAGGCCACCTGGGTGCAGTTCGTCCGGCGGGCCAAGGCCCCGGAGCTGCCGGTGGTGCTCCTGGAGGACCTCGGCGCGCTGGTCGGCCTGGTCCTCGCGCTCATCGGGGTCAGCATGACCCTGATCACCGGCAACGGGCTGTGGGACGCCGCCGGCACCGCGGCGATCGGCGTCCTGCTGGTGGCCATCGCGGTCATCCTGGCGATCGAGACCAAGAGCCTGCTGCTCGGTGAGGGTGCCGAGGCCGACGACGTGGCCCGGATCGAGCAGGCGATCGCCGACGGGCCGGAGGTGGAGCGGATCATCCACATGAAGACCCTCTACCTCGGCCCGGAGGAGCTGCTGGTGGCCGCGAAGATCGGCGTGCCGGCCTACGAGTCGGCGGACCGGCTGGCCGAGGGGATCAACGCGGTGGAGGCCCGGATCCGTGCGGCCCTGCCCGTGGCCCGGGTGATCTACCTCGAACCGGACATCTACTCCGTTGCCAAGGCGCAGGCGGCTGCGGCGCGGACCGCCGGAACCGCTGCGGCGGGGACGGACGACGGCCAGCCCGGGCACTGACCGTGGAGCAGCTGTACGGGCCGGTCCGGGACTACGCATGGGGTTCCCGGTCGGCGATCGCCGAGCTCCAGGGGCGTCCGGTGCCCAGCGACGGACCGGAGGCGGAACTGTGGCTGGGCGCCCATCCGGGCGCACCGGCGACGGTGGACCGGGACGGCGGGCGGGTGAGTTTGCTCGACCTGCTCGCCGCCGATCCCGGCCACTGGCTCGGCGCGCAGGTGCTGGACCGGTTCGGCCCCCGGCTGCCCTTCCTGCTCAAGGTGCTGGCCGCCGAGGCGCCGCTGAGCCTCCAGGTCCACCCGGACGCCGAGCAGGCCAGGGCCGGGTACGCCGCCGACTGCGCCCGCGCCGACGGGCCGCGCAACTACGTCGACCCGTACCACAAGCCGGAACTGCTGGTGGCGCTCACACCGTTCGACGCGCTCTGCGGGTTCCGCGATCCCGCCGTCTCGGCCGCGGCGCTGGCCAGCTTCGGCGTGCCCGCGCTGGCGCCGGTGGTGAAGGCCCTGGCCGACGGCGAGTCGGGACTGCGGGAGGCGGTCCGTCTGCTGCTCGGCTGGCCGGCGGCTCAGCGGGCCGGGCTGGTCGGCTCGGTGGTGGCGGCACCGGTGACCGGTCCGGACGCGGCGCTGGTCCGCGAGCTGGCCGCCCGGTACCCGGACGATCCGGGCGTGCTGGTGGCGTTGCTGCTGCACCGCGTGCGGCTGGCGCCCGGCGAGGCGATCTGGATGCCGGCCGGCAACCTTCACGCCTACCTGCGGGGCGCGGGCGTGGAACTGATGGCGGCCAGTGACAACGTGCTGCGCTGCGGGCTCACCCCCAAGCACGTCGATCCGGTGGAGTTGCTGCGGATCCTCCGGTTCGACGTCCTCGACGATCCGGTGGTGGCCGCCCGGTCGGTCGTACCGGGTGTGGTGACCTGGCCGGTACCGGTCGACGACTTCGTGCTCTACCGGGTCGCCGGTACGGCGGGGTCGGCGGAGGTACGGCTGCCGGTGCCCGGCCCCCGGGTGGTCCTCTGCGTGGCCGGTACGGTCACCGTCGGCGACGACGCGGGTGGGGTGACGCTGCGGTGCGGCGAAGCGGCGATCGGCACCGCTGAGGCCGGCCCGCTGATCGTCGGAGGGCCCGGCGAGGCCTTCGTCGCCGCCGTGGGCCTGCGCTGACGTCGTCTGCCGCGCATCGGAACCGGGTCCGGGAGGACGTCTGGCGAAAACGGTCGAATACCGCGCAACACGCATGCCGGATATTCCAGAAATGCTTGACGTGTCGGACCCGCAGTGTGAACCTGTGAGTACGCACCGTTATCGCGACGCAGGTCCGAGAAACGGGCGGGGAACCAAACCGGGGGGATGCGCGGGGCGGCCGATGCTGGACGGATTCTCCGTCTGTGCTCGACCGCCCCGCGCGCTGTCTCGCGTAAGGTGGATAGCCGCCCAAGAATCTCGTTCCGACAGGAGCTCTCATGACCAGCACCCTCCCGGCGTCCAGCAGTGCGCCGTCCGAGGCCCGGCCGCGCACCCTTGCCGAGGGCGACTTCAAGGTGGCGGATCTGTCGCTCGCCGAGTTCGGGCGCAAGGAGATCCGCCTCGCCGAGCACGAGATGCCCGGCCTGATGGCGATCCGTCGCGAGTTCGCCGAGGCCCAGCCGCTGCGCGGGGCCCGGATCACCGGCTCGCTGCACATGACCATCCAGACGGCGGTGCTGATCGAGACCCTGGTCGCGCTGGGCGCGGAGGTGCGCTGGGCGTCGTGCAACATCTTCTCCACCCAGGACCACGCCGCGGCGGCCATCGTGGTCGGCCCCGAGGGCACCCCGGAGAGCCCGGCCGGCGTCCCGGTGTACGCCTGGAAGGGCGAGACCCTGGAGGAGTACTGGTGGTGTACCGAGCAGGTGCTGGCCTGGCCGGACGGCCAGGGGCCGAACATGATCCTCGACGACGGCGGTGACGCCACCCTGCTCGTGCACAAGGGTGTCGAGTTCGAGAAGGCCGGTGTGGTGCCGCCGGTGGAGTCCGCCGAGTCCGAGGAGTTCGCGGTCATCCTGGGCGTGCTGCACCGCTCGCTCGCCTCCGACAACCAGCGCTGGACCCGGATCGCCGCCGGCATCAAGGGCGTGACCGAGGAGACCACCACCGGCGTTCACCGCCTCTACGAGATGCACCGGGACGGCAAGCTCCTCTTCCCGGCCATCAACGTCAACGACTCGGTGACCAAGAGCAAGTTCGACAACAAGTACGGCTGCCGGCACTCGCTCATCGACGGCATCAACCGGGCCACCGATGTGCTGATCGGCGGCAAGATGGCGGTCGTGCTCGGCTACGGCGACGTGGGCAAGGGCTGCGCCGAGTCGCTGCGCGGCCAGGGTGCCCGGGTCGTGGTGACCGAGGTCGACCCGATCTGCGCCCTCCAGGCGGCGATGGACGGCTACCAGGTCGCCACCCTCGAGGACGTGGTGGAGCAGGCCGACATCTTCATCACCGCCACCGGCTGCTTCGACGTGATCACCAACGAGCACATGGCCCGCATGAAGCACCAGGCCATCGTCGGCAACATCGGCCACTTCGACAACGAGATCGACATGGCCGGCCTGGCCAAGCGGTCGGACGTCACCCGGGAGAACATCAAGCCGCAGGTCGACGTCTGGCGGTTCGACGACGGCCACGCCATCATCGTGCTCTCCGAGGGTCGACTGCTCAACCTGGGCAACGCCACCGGGCACCCGAGCTTCGTGATGTCGAACTCGTTCGCCAACCAGACCATCGCGCAGATCGAGCTCTACACCAAGACCGACGAGTACCCGATCGGCGTCTACGTCCTGCCGAAGCACCTCGACGAGAAGGTCGCCCGGCTGCACCTGGACGCGCTCGGCGCGAAGCTGAGCACCCTCACCAAGGAGCAGGCCGCGTACCTCGGCGTGTCGCCGGAGGGCCCGTTCAAGCCGGAGCACTACCGCTACTGAGCACCGACGCGACCGGGCCGGCTGGGCGCAGCCGGCCCGGTCCGGCACATCCGCCGACGGTGCCGGACGTCGGGCCGTCGGCTCAGCGGCCGCCGCGCCGCGCCGCCGCCCGGATCCAGGTCCAGACGCACCACACCAGCCAGCCCACCGAGACCGCTGCCGCGAGCGCGCGCAACCGCAGCGCGCTGAGCAGCAGGACGAGGGCCAGCACGGCCAGCCACGGGCCGAGGACACGCATGCCGGTCCCTCCTGTCCCACCGGTGGTGGATTCGCCAGCGCCCCGGTAGGGGTCGCCGGCCCTGCTTGTCGCCTGTCCTCTGTGGCAAGCTTGCCGGCGCGGCTATCGCGCTGGTGACACCAATCCCACGATGACGAACGGGGATGAAATATTAGTCCCATGAGAGCACGGGTACTGGTGGTCGACGACGACCCTGCGCTTGCCGAGATGCTCGGCATCGTGCTGCGCAACGACGGATTCCAACCTTCCTTCGTCGCCGACGGGGAGCGAGCCTTGGCCGCCTTCCGGGAGAACCGGCCCGACATCGTCCTGCTCGACCTGATGCTGCCCGGCATGAGCGGCATCGACGTCGCCCGCGC contains:
- a CDS encoding cation diffusion facilitator family transporter — translated: MSAGGGTKAIVAALLANVGIAVTKFIAFLLTGSSSMLAESIHSVADSGNQGLLLLGGRRAKRQATPQHPFGYGRERYVYAFIVSIVLFSVGGLFALYEAYHKWHDPHPIDSWHWVPVTVLVAAIIMETFSFRTAIVESNHVRGKATWVQFVRRAKAPELPVVLLEDLGALVGLVLALIGVSMTLITGNGLWDAAGTAAIGVLLVAIAVILAIETKSLLLGEGAEADDVARIEQAIADGPEVERIIHMKTLYLGPEELLVAAKIGVPAYESADRLAEGINAVEARIRAALPVARVIYLEPDIYSVAKAQAAAARTAGTAAAGTDDGQPGH
- a CDS encoding SIS domain-containing protein, with the protein product MIEGTAGVSGHREADESLLDNPDALAEKDPGGMLRHIASAGAQVRETAALAAEANLQVLADEGRPRAVVIAGIGTAGRTGDVLATVAGPRCPVPVIPHRSAGVPGWVGAADVVIAVSASGRSPEALGAAEAAHRRGARLVAVGAPDSRLQSVAERARAPFIPVPRRAPARASLWALTVPVLLAARTLGLVKVNEADLAETAARLDADADRCRPTAESFVNPAKSLALGLAGSIPIVWGSSPLATVAARRFGDTLSANARYPVVAGALGEAGRGRVGLLDGVFGGLVESARDIFADPDDTPDGTRLRVVLLRDGGLNADDDSDEPLAVEERRADAVQTLAERRGVRCDVVTAEGGSALERLASLVAVPDFASIYLALAHGLDPMAVPAVSEMKELANP
- the manA gene encoding mannose-6-phosphate isomerase, class I; translation: MEQLYGPVRDYAWGSRSAIAELQGRPVPSDGPEAELWLGAHPGAPATVDRDGGRVSLLDLLAADPGHWLGAQVLDRFGPRLPFLLKVLAAEAPLSLQVHPDAEQARAGYAADCARADGPRNYVDPYHKPELLVALTPFDALCGFRDPAVSAAALASFGVPALAPVVKALADGESGLREAVRLLLGWPAAQRAGLVGSVVAAPVTGPDAALVRELAARYPDDPGVLVALLLHRVRLAPGEAIWMPAGNLHAYLRGAGVELMAASDNVLRCGLTPKHVDPVELLRILRFDVLDDPVVAARSVVPGVVTWPVPVDDFVLYRVAGTAGSAEVRLPVPGPRVVLCVAGTVTVGDDAGGVTLRCGEAAIGTAEAGPLIVGGPGEAFVAAVGLR
- the ahcY gene encoding adenosylhomocysteinase, producing the protein MTSTLPASSSAPSEARPRTLAEGDFKVADLSLAEFGRKEIRLAEHEMPGLMAIRREFAEAQPLRGARITGSLHMTIQTAVLIETLVALGAEVRWASCNIFSTQDHAAAAIVVGPEGTPESPAGVPVYAWKGETLEEYWWCTEQVLAWPDGQGPNMILDDGGDATLLVHKGVEFEKAGVVPPVESAESEEFAVILGVLHRSLASDNQRWTRIAAGIKGVTEETTTGVHRLYEMHRDGKLLFPAINVNDSVTKSKFDNKYGCRHSLIDGINRATDVLIGGKMAVVLGYGDVGKGCAESLRGQGARVVVTEVDPICALQAAMDGYQVATLEDVVEQADIFITATGCFDVITNEHMARMKHQAIVGNIGHFDNEIDMAGLAKRSDVTRENIKPQVDVWRFDDGHAIIVLSEGRLLNLGNATGHPSFVMSNSFANQTIAQIELYTKTDEYPIGVYVLPKHLDEKVARLHLDALGAKLSTLTKEQAAYLGVSPEGPFKPEHYRY